A portion of the Pseudopipra pipra isolate bDixPip1 chromosome 1, bDixPip1.hap1, whole genome shotgun sequence genome contains these proteins:
- the LOC135422332 gene encoding basic salivary proline-rich protein 2-like, with the protein MGYGVPGTGGAPTRPHRETEAAEGAGRGTAVPAAPERGRPRVPGGLHPPLLRVRIVPRDPQGPPGPPRTHRTPRDPRDPPRSPGPPGDPRDLPGPTGPPGTPGTPPDPRDPPQIPGTPRDPQDPQGPLEMPQTHETPRDPQDPPRPPGPPRTHQTPRGPPGPPQTPRTPLDPRDPQGTPRNPRTHETPLDPRDPQGTPRAPPDPQDPPGPTRPPEPPLASWDPHGLCPGPIRPPRTPRDTPGTPLDPWEPPGPLWTPGNPRDPSGPLGTPGTPRTPRDTPGTPLDPRDPQNPQGHPRDPSGPMRPPGNPLWTPGIPQTPGTPLTPPCPAPGGFWNVLRGGGGDVPLAGVGGLTGGSHPPG; encoded by the exons ATGGGATATGGGGTACCGGGTACCGGGGGGGCACCGACCCGACCCCATAGAGAGACAGAGGCTGCAGAGGGAGCGGGACGGGGCACGGCAGTGCCAGCAG CCCCGGAGCGAGGACGGCCCCGGGTCCCTGGAGGACTTCATCCACCTCTGCTCCGAGTTCGGATAgtgccccgggacccccagggacccccgggacctCCCCGGACCCACAggacccccagggacccccgggacccccccagatccccgggacccccaggggacccccgggacctCCCCGGACCCACAggacccccagggacccccgggacccccccagatccccgggaccccccccagATCCCCGGGACTCCCAGGGACCCACAAGACCCCCAGGGACCCCTGGAAATGCCCCAGACCCACGAGACCCCTagggacccccaggacccccccagacccccgggacccccccgcaCCCACCAGACCCCcaggggacccccgggacccccccagacccccaggacccccctggACCCACGAGACCCCCAGGGGACCCCCAGGAACCCCCGGACCCATGAGACCCCCCTGGACCCACGAGACCCCCaggggacccccagggcccccccagacccccaggacccccccggACCCACGAgacccccagagccccctcTGGCCTCCTGGGATCCCCACGGACTCTGCCCGGGACCCATCCGGCCCCCCCGaacccccagggacacccccgGGACCCCTCTGGACCCCTGGgaacccccaggacccctctgGACCCCTGGGAACCCCCGGGACCCCTCTGGACCCCTGGgaacccccgggaccccccgaacccccagggacacccccgggacccctctggacccccgggacccccagaacccccagggacacccccgGGACCCCTCTGGACCCatgagacccccagggaacccCCTCTGGACCCCCGGGATCCCCcagacccccgggacccccctgacccccccatGCCCAGCCCCGGGTGGGTTCTGGAACGTtctgcgggggggggggggggatgtgCCGCTcgctggggtgggggggctcacaggggggtcccaccccccggggtga
- the SHARPIN gene encoding LOW QUALITY PROTEIN: sharpin (The sequence of the model RefSeq protein was modified relative to this genomic sequence to represent the inferred CDS: deleted 1 base in 1 codon), with translation MAAPGAPGPGPAAGPAAGSAPGSAPSSAPSSAPGSLPPPAAGPLPPPLPLPATVLMAARAQLAAPSRLLPAAAAGAALRLQLSVEPAPGGRRRFRLGLRLPEAGGGAPLAEFDLRDVSYRVRGPASHELELPGPGSGPGSGPGPGSGTGTGTAPGTGPATVTLRFPEEREAQQWWTVLSSSLREARRASEAPGDAGTAPGDTGTAPEAPPPSLPAADPEQDPEELQTLELAEREELCLRLADAISAGDEAVAAQSAALLARHHTELSVSLRDTNYPGGELSMAVWVEDATSSANITLRVRPHLTIGTLKEQVFQELGFHPRVQRWIIGQCLCSDGRSVGSYGVRRDGDAAFLYLLSAGVAGLTRHEQAQALLRALPGDGAANGDRGSHESRGSHENRGSHESRGSHESRGSHENRGSHAGPAVPLLLLLLLLLLPPPPPAPPAPAPPAPSSCSFSSSPGYGHTASSSCCCCSCCSFLLLLLLLLLLPPPPPAAPAAPSSSSSCCSCCSFLLLLLLLLLPPAPSPPHLGTGTWPPPPAAAAAAAPSSCSSSSCSCCSFLLLLLLLTGVRAHCLLLLLLLLLLLLPPAPAAPSSCSCCSFLLLPPAPSPPHWGTGTLPPPPAAAAPAAPSSCSCCSFLLLLLLLPAPSSCSFSSSPGYGHTASSSCCCCSCCSFLLLLLLLLLLLLAPSPAPAPSSSSSCSCCSFLLLLLLLTGAVSLTQGTGWTSGRSSSTWTRCSSGTAPGPPPGPPAPGPPEPEQGWPCPTCTFINKPTRPGCEMCSCARPAGYRVPGGHRPDPIERQRLQRERDGARQCQQALEAERQQNFQQLLRAEESELVPNPEPLECGICLQDVPAGQGVLLRDCLHSFCRECLRQVINYSEEPLVGCPFRDVTYTCASHLQEREIRALVSPEEHRRFLERGLALAERRSQNSFHCRGRDCPGWCFYEDAVNEFPCPLCGALNCLLCKAIHEGQNCRQYQDELQLRAQHDAAARQTSDMLQTLVQRGEAMHCPTCRIVVQKKDGCDWIRCTVCQTEICWVTRGPRWGPAGPGDTSAGCRCNVNGQRCHPRCQNCH, from the exons cccctggcagagTTCGACCTGCGGGACGTGTCCTACCGCGTGCGGGGCCCCGCGAGCCACGAGCTGGAGCTGCCGGGACCGGGATCGGGACCGGGatcgggaccgggaccgggatcggggacagggacagggacggCACCGGGGACGGGCCCGGCCACGGTGACCCTGCGGTTCCCCGAGGAGCGGGAGGCACAGCAGTGGTGGACGGTGCTGAGCAGCTCCCTCAGGGAGGCCCGGAGAG CCTCGGAGGCCCCGGGGGACGCGGGGACAGCCCCGGGGGACACCGGGACAGCCCCCGAGGCCCCGCCCCCGTCCCTACCCGCGGCGGACCCGGAGCAGGACCCGGAGGAGCTGCAGAccctggagctggcagagagag aggagctgtgcctCCGCCTGGCCGATGCCATCTCCGCGGGGGACGAGGCGGTGGCCGCTCAGAGCGCGGCGTTGCTGGCGCGGCACCACACGGAGCTGAGCGTGAGCCTGAGGGACACCAACTACCCCGGGGGGGAGCTCAG CATGGCCGTGTGGGTGGAAGACGCCACGTCCTCGGCCAACATCACCCTGCGGGTGCGGCCCCACCTCACCATCGGCACCCTCAAGGAGCAG gtgttccaggagctggggtTCCACCCTCGCGTGCAGCGCTGGATCATCGGGCAGTGCCTGTGCTCCGACGGGCGCTCCGTGGGCTCGTACGGGGTGCGGCGGGACGGGGACGCCGCGTTCCTGTACCTGCTGTCGGCGGGGGTGGCGGGGCTGACGCGGCACGAGCAGGCCCAGGCGCTGCTGCGGGCCCTGCCCGGGGACGGGGCGGCCAACGGGGACCGAGGGAGCCACGAGAGCCGAGGGAGCCACGAGAACCGAGGGAGCCACGAGAGCCGAGGGAGCCACGAGAGCCGAGGGAGCCACGAGAACCGAGGGAGCCACGCGGGGCCCGCGGTGCCT ctgctgctgctgctgctgctgctgctccttcctcctcctcctcctgctcctcctgctcctgctcctcctgctccttcctcctgctccttctcctcctcacctGGGTACGGGCacactgcctcctcctcctgctgctgctgctcctgctgctccttcctcctcctcctgctgctcctgctgctccttcctcctcctcctcctgctgctcctgctgctccttcctcctcctcctcctgctgctcctgctgctccttcttgctccttctcctgctcctgctccttcctcctgctccttctcctcctcacctGGGTACGGGCACAtggcctcctcctcctgctgctgctgctgctgctgctccttcctcctgctcctcctcctcctgctcctgctgctccttcctcctgctccttctcctcctcactGGGGTACGGGCacactgcctcctcctcctgctgctgctgctgctgctgctccttcctcctgctcctgctgctccttcctcctgctcctgctgctccttcctgctccttcctcctgctccttctcctcctcactGGGGTACGGGCacactgcctcctcctcctgctgctgctgctcctgctgctccttcctcctgctcctgctgctccttcctcctgctcctgctgctccttcctgctccttcctcctgctccttctcctcctcaccGGGGTACGGGCacactgcctcctcctcctgctgctgctgctcctgctgctccttcctcctcctcctcctgctgctcctgctgctccttcttgctccttctcctgctcctgctccttcctcctcctcctcctgctcctgctgctccttcctcctgctccttctcctcctcaccGGG GCCGTGTCCCTGACCCAGGGGACCGGTTGGACATCGGGACGATCCAGCAGCACCTGGACTCGCTGCAGCTCCGGGacggcaccgggaccccccccgggaccccccgcgCCGGGACCGCCCGAGCCCGAGCAG GGCTGGCCGTGCCCCACGTGCACGTTCATCAACAAGCCGACCCGCCCCGGGTGTGAGATGTGCAGCTGTGCCCGTCCCGCGGGGTACCGGGTACCGGGGGGGCACCGCCCCGACCCCATAGAGAGACAGCGGCTCCAGAGGGAGCGGGACGGGGCACGGCAGTGCCAGCAG gCCCTGGAGGCGGAGCGGCAGCAGaacttccagcagctgctgcgAGCGGAGGAGTCGGAGCTGGTGCCGAACCCGGAGCCCCTGGAATGTGGGATCTGCCTGCAGGACGTGCCGGCCGGGCAGGGGGTGCTGCTGCGGGACTGCCTGCACAGCTTCTGCAG ggAGTGCCTGCGCCAGGTGATCAACTACAGCGAGGAGCCGCTGGTGGGGTGTCCCTTCCGGGATGTCACCTACACCTGTGCCAGTCACCTGCAGGAGAGGGAGATCCGAGCG CTGGTGTCCCCCGAGGAGCACCGGCGGTTCCTGGAGCGGGGCCTGGCTCTGGCCGAGCGGCGCAGCCAGAACAGCTTCCACTGCCGGGGCCGGGACTGCCCGGGCTGGTGCTTCTACGAGGACGCCGTGAACGAGTTCCCCTGCCCCTTGTGCGGGGCCCTCAACTGCCTCCTGTGCAAG GCCATCCACGAGGGGCAGAACTGCCGCCAGTACCAGGACGAGCTGCAGCTGCGGGCGCAGCACGACGCGGCCGCGCGGCAAACCAGCGACATGCTGCAG ACGCTGGTGCAGCGGGGGGAGGCCATGCACTGCCCCACGTGCCGCATCGTGGTGCAGAAGAAGGACGGGTGCGACTGGATC CGCTGCACCGTGTGCCAGACCGAGATCTGCTGGGTCACCCGCGGGCCGCGATGGGGGCCGGCG GGCCCCGGGGACACCAGTGCCGGGTGTCGCTGCAACGTGAACGGGCAGAGGTGCCACCCCCGGTGCCAGAACTGCCACTGA